The Myxocyprinus asiaticus isolate MX2 ecotype Aquarium Trade chromosome 26, UBuf_Myxa_2, whole genome shotgun sequence genome has a window encoding:
- the actmap gene encoding LOW QUALITY PROTEIN: UPF0692 protein C19orf54 homolog (The sequence of the model RefSeq protein was modified relative to this genomic sequence to represent the inferred CDS: substituted 3 bases at 3 genomic stop codons) encodes MPAENLAAPPPAQLPPQPSSSSFTRSVSSKKFYQAIAEGKAPVEGDHEEARIIIGQRDSSFRKDLQWLLFNKYVPLLIQDGPXCGLVALWMATHLLQPPDMVSMETVTQAAKDKGYTAXEEMFSASDMAKLADEVCGCRVQRLSGGMMGDNTAVILKHLTDGQPVLIPYDEDFNHEPCLRKGHKAHWAVVSGILPGLRQGCVDSEQFPPDVMLPWLSLRYQLWXFETVAQSNAQLKVIDPQRASDGMCYVLPRGGVQEGLVGQVVLLHTNTLMG; translated from the exons ATGCCAGCGGAGAACCTTGCAGCACCCCCTCCAGCCCAACTCCCACCTCAACCTTCATCTTCATCATTCACTCGCTCAGTGTCAAGCAAGAAGTTTTACCAGGCTATTGCTGAAGGAAAGGCCCCTGTAGAGGGGGACCATGAAGAGGCAAGGATTATTATTGGACAAAGAGACAGCAG TTTTAGGAAGGATCTACAGTGGTTGCTCTTCAATAAATATGTGCCTTTGCTCATTCAAGATGGTCCATA ATGTGGTCTTGTGGCCTTATGGATGGCAACGCATTTACTGCAACCTCCAGACATGGTATCCATGGAGACAGTGACCCAGGCTGCAAAAGACAAAGGCTACACTGCATAAGAAGAAATGTTTTCTG CCAGTGACATGGCCAAGCTGGCAGATGAAGTATGCGGGTGCAGAGTTCAGAGGTTATCAGGGGGCATGATGGGAGACAACACTGCTGTCATTCTTAAACACCTCACTGACGGGCAGCCTGTCCTCATACC ATATGATGAGGATTTTAATCATGAGCCCTGTCTACGCAAAGGCCACAAAGCCCATTGGGCAGTTGTCTCAG GTATATTACCGGGTTTAAGACAGGGGTGTGTGGACAGCGAGCAGTTTCCACCTGATGTCATGCTGCCCTGGCT AAGTCTACGTTACCAGCTGTGGTAGTTTGAGACAGTTGCACAGAGCAATGCTCAGCTCAAGGTAATTGACCCTCAGAGAGCCAGTGATGGAATGTGTTATGTgcttcctcgtggtggcgtgcaGGAAGGTCTTGTAGGTCAAGTGGTGCTGCTTCACACTAATACACTGATGGGCTGA
- the snrpa gene encoding U1 small nuclear ribonucleoprotein A gives MAGQEMRLNHTIYINNLNEKIKKDELKKSLYAIFSQFGQILDILVSTALKMKGQAFVIFKEINSASNALRSMQGFPFYDKPMRIQYAKQDSDIIAKMKGTFVERDRKKEKKKPKGPDAAGKKNASATPAMAGVPAAVPGMPPMSQAPRMMPMPGQPPYMPPPGMMPPPGMGPGQMPPGAMPPGQMMPGQMPGQMPQQVSENPPNHILFLTNLPEETNELMLSMLFNQFPGFKEVRLVPGRHDIAFVEFDNEVQAGAAREALQGFKITQNNAMKISFAKK, from the exons ATGGCTGGCCAGGAGATGCGTCTGAACCACACTATTTACATCAACAATTTGAACGAGAAGATCAAAAAAGATG AACTGAAGAAGTCGCTTTATGCTATATTCTCCCAGTTTGGACAAATCCTGGACATCCTTGTTTCCACTGCACTGAAAATGAAGGGTCAGGCCTTTGTGATCTTCAAGGAGATCAACAGTGCTTCCAACGCTCTGCGCTCTATGCAGGGCTTCCCGTTTTATGATAAACCTATG CGTATTCAGTATGCAAAGCAGGATTCTGACATTATTGCAAAGATGAAGGGTACATTTGTGGAGCGTGACCgtaagaaagagaagaaaaagccTAAGGGTCCTGATGCTGCTGGGAAAAAGAATGCTTCTGCCACACCTGCTATGGCTGGAGTACCTGCAGCTGTGCCT GGAATGCCTCCCATGAGTCAAGCCCCTCGCATGATGCCAATGCCTGGCCAGCCTCCCTACATGCCACCACCTGGTATgatgccaccacctggcatgggacCTGGACAGATGCCTCCTGGTGCCATGCCACCAGGTCAGATGATGCCAGGACAAATGCCAGGCCAGATGCCTCAGCAG GTTTCGGAAAACCCTCCCAACCACATCCTGTTTCTTACCAATCTTCCAGAGGAGACCAACGAACTTATGCTATCTATGCTTTTCAACCA GTTCCCTGGATTCAAAGAAGTTCGTCTCGTACCTGGTCGTCACGATATCGCCTTTGTGGAGTTTGACAATGAGGTGCAGGCGGGTGCAGCCAGAGAAGCTTTGCAAGGCTTTAAGATCACACAGAACAATGCTATGAAAATCTCCTTTGCAAAGAAATAA